Proteins encoded within one genomic window of Nitrospira sp.:
- the ilvD gene encoding dihydroxy-acid dehydratase: MKKAMKLQSHDLLVGADRAPARAMLKAVGFTDDDLSKPLVGVANTWIEVMPCNFHLRRLSERVKAGIRAAGGTPIEYNTIAVSDGISMGTEGMKASLISREVIADSIELVARGHLFDAVVALSGCDKTIPGTVMALARLNLPSLMLYGGSIMPGQFQGHDVTIQDVFEAVGKHASGKMTDAELKDLEDHACPGPGACGGQFTANTMAIAFEFLGMSPMGRNGVPAMDGRKDDVAFECGKMVMELVKQNLRPRQIITRKSLENAIAAVATTGGSTNAVLHLLAIARESGIKLSIDDFDRVNRKVPLLADLKPGGRFAAADLYAAGGTTLVAKRLLEAGLLHGNQPTVTGRTIGEEAANARETPGQQVLRPLASPIKPTGGLVILKGNLAPEGCVVKVAGHSMTKFQGRAKVYEREEDAFVAVKAGQIKPGDVVVIRYEGPSGGPGMREMLGVTAAIVGAGLGDSVALLTDGRFSGATHGLMAGHVAPEAVKGGPIAAVKNGDTITFDIPKRRLDVALSQREIAARLKKVKPPVPRYTSGVMGKYARHVSSASEGAITS; this comes from the coding sequence ATGAAAAAAGCAATGAAGCTCCAGAGTCATGATCTCCTCGTTGGAGCCGACCGCGCGCCGGCCAGGGCCATGTTAAAAGCCGTTGGTTTTACGGACGATGACCTGTCGAAACCCCTCGTTGGCGTGGCCAATACCTGGATCGAGGTCATGCCCTGCAATTTTCACTTGCGACGGCTTTCCGAGCGAGTGAAAGCGGGAATTCGAGCAGCCGGCGGGACTCCAATCGAGTACAACACGATTGCAGTATCCGATGGGATCTCAATGGGGACCGAAGGAATGAAGGCGTCCCTGATCAGCCGTGAAGTCATCGCGGATTCGATCGAGCTCGTTGCACGTGGACATTTGTTCGATGCCGTCGTTGCCCTGTCCGGATGCGACAAGACAATTCCCGGCACCGTCATGGCTCTCGCTCGGTTGAACCTGCCGTCGCTCATGCTCTATGGCGGCTCGATCATGCCGGGACAGTTTCAAGGACATGATGTGACCATTCAGGATGTCTTTGAAGCAGTCGGTAAACATGCGTCAGGAAAGATGACCGACGCCGAGCTGAAAGATTTAGAAGATCACGCGTGCCCGGGGCCTGGAGCTTGTGGAGGTCAATTCACCGCTAATACGATGGCCATTGCGTTTGAATTCCTCGGTATGTCACCGATGGGGCGCAATGGAGTACCCGCCATGGACGGTCGGAAAGACGATGTTGCTTTTGAGTGCGGCAAGATGGTGATGGAGCTCGTGAAGCAGAATCTGCGCCCTCGTCAGATTATCACCAGAAAGTCCTTGGAGAACGCCATCGCCGCCGTCGCCACGACCGGAGGTTCGACGAATGCCGTCCTGCATCTCCTTGCCATCGCCCGTGAATCCGGAATCAAACTGAGCATCGATGACTTCGACAGAGTCAATCGCAAGGTCCCTCTGCTGGCCGACCTCAAACCAGGGGGCCGATTTGCTGCCGCCGATCTCTACGCAGCAGGTGGTACAACTCTGGTGGCCAAACGATTACTCGAGGCCGGGCTCCTTCATGGGAATCAGCCCACCGTCACCGGTCGAACAATCGGTGAAGAAGCAGCGAACGCTCGTGAAACGCCAGGACAACAAGTCTTGCGTCCCCTCGCCTCCCCCATCAAACCGACAGGCGGTCTGGTCATTCTGAAGGGTAATTTGGCGCCGGAAGGTTGTGTCGTGAAGGTTGCCGGCCATTCAATGACCAAGTTCCAGGGACGGGCGAAGGTCTATGAGCGGGAGGAGGATGCCTTCGTGGCAGTCAAAGCGGGGCAGATCAAGCCTGGTGATGTCGTCGTTATTCGGTATGAAGGTCCGTCTGGAGGACCAGGCATGCGCGAGATGTTGGGCGTGACGGCTGCCATCGTGGGCGCTGGCCTTGGCGACTCTGTGGCCCTGCTCACTGATGGCCGTTTCTCAGGAGCCACTCATGGATTGATGGCAGGCCATGTCGCCCCTGAAGCCGTGAAAGGGGGGCCGATCGCGGCGGTCAAGAACGGCGACACGATTACCTTCGATATTCCCAAACGTCGATTGGATGTGGCCCTCTCGCAGAGAGAAATCGCCGCTCGGCTGAAGAAGGTCAAACCACCGGTACCGCGCTACACCTCAGGCGTGATGGGGAAATATGCCAGACATGTCTCGTCTGCTTCGGAAGGTGCCATTACGAGCTAG
- a CDS encoding periplasmic heavy metal sensor — protein sequence MISLTKTTVAVVVASACLFMVNTPSLWANDPSYGHAGGGHGGGAHGYGKGVMHSGTGHLIRHLLKHDKNIGLTADQVAKLKDIQLNLDKARIKAEADIQIAERELKALTDNDQSDLTAIETKLRQSEDLQVGLRMTSIKTRLEVMGLLTPEQRAKEQSEHTKMMGQPKGHGTPHGGVMPYGTNPHGATPHGKNPHEAAPAPPSNMFVQ from the coding sequence ATGATATCTCTCACAAAGACGACGGTAGCTGTTGTCGTCGCGTCGGCATGTCTGTTCATGGTGAACACACCAAGTCTGTGGGCCAATGATCCGAGTTATGGTCATGCTGGAGGGGGACACGGCGGCGGGGCCCACGGCTATGGCAAAGGAGTGATGCATAGCGGGACCGGCCATCTAATCCGACATCTCTTGAAGCACGACAAGAATATTGGACTCACGGCAGATCAGGTCGCCAAGCTGAAGGACATACAGCTCAATCTTGACAAAGCACGGATCAAGGCCGAAGCCGACATCCAAATTGCGGAACGTGAACTGAAGGCGCTGACTGACAATGACCAGTCCGATCTCACCGCGATCGAGACCAAGCTGAGACAAAGCGAAGATTTGCAAGTCGGGCTGCGGATGACATCCATTAAGACACGTCTCGAGGTGATGGGCTTGCTGACTCCGGAACAACGAGCGAAGGAGCAGTCAGAGCACACCAAGATGATGGGCCAGCCCAAGGGCCATGGCACTCCACATGGAGGCGTGATGCCCTACGGTACGAATCCCCATGGTGCCACTCCCCACGGCAAGAACCCCCATGAGGCAGCCCCTGCACCACCAAGCAACATGTTTGTACAGTAA
- a CDS encoding J domain-containing protein, whose product MATTPRDYYQVLGLPRTASPDDIKKAYRRLARQYHPDLHAGAKKAEMEKKFKELNEAQEVLTDPEKRKKYDQYGADWEQAQAFEKARQQTGGQGFGGPWGSDGGYNRPGSGGAGSEQFSDFFENIFGNRDRGGAGRSGAGMPGEDLETDVQLGLREVLTGVTRRVNLREPRTCSTCQGSGTVRSRSCITCQGSGMTTESKTIEVRIPAGVQDGTRVRVAGKGQPGTHGGKRGDLYLHVVIPSDPIFRRHGSDLHVSLPVYPWEAMLGAEVTAPTLAEPVKVKVPPGSKADGKLRLKGKGLPSATGGHGDLFLTLQIVIPASVSEDERMLYERLSTQRHPDPRMELLHSAQRR is encoded by the coding sequence ATGGCAACGACCCCACGCGACTACTATCAGGTGCTCGGCCTCCCGCGCACGGCTTCGCCCGACGACATCAAAAAAGCCTACCGCCGACTCGCCCGCCAGTACCATCCCGATCTCCATGCCGGGGCGAAGAAGGCGGAGATGGAAAAGAAATTTAAAGAGCTCAATGAGGCGCAGGAAGTCCTGACCGATCCGGAGAAGCGGAAGAAGTATGACCAGTACGGAGCCGATTGGGAACAAGCGCAAGCATTCGAGAAAGCTCGTCAGCAGACCGGAGGACAAGGGTTTGGCGGACCATGGGGCTCCGATGGAGGCTACAACCGTCCAGGAAGCGGCGGAGCCGGGAGCGAGCAATTCTCCGATTTTTTTGAAAACATCTTTGGAAACCGCGACCGCGGCGGAGCCGGACGCAGTGGAGCTGGAATGCCGGGAGAGGACCTCGAGACCGACGTCCAATTGGGGCTGCGCGAGGTGCTCACCGGTGTGACGAGGCGCGTCAATCTGCGTGAGCCTCGAACATGCTCGACCTGTCAAGGAAGCGGCACCGTGCGTAGCCGATCGTGCATTACCTGTCAGGGTTCCGGGATGACAACCGAATCCAAGACCATTGAAGTGCGGATTCCCGCTGGCGTGCAAGACGGAACACGGGTTCGGGTTGCTGGAAAAGGCCAGCCTGGAACGCATGGCGGAAAGCGCGGGGACCTGTATCTGCATGTGGTCATCCCCTCTGATCCCATCTTTCGCCGACACGGTTCGGACTTGCATGTCAGTCTGCCCGTCTATCCTTGGGAAGCCATGCTCGGGGCAGAGGTAACTGCGCCAACCTTAGCGGAACCGGTGAAGGTCAAGGTTCCACCGGGCAGCAAAGCCGACGGGAAACTCCGACTCAAAGGGAAGGGGCTTCCCTCGGCCACAGGCGGGCATGGCGATCTGTTCCTGACGTTGCAGATTGTCATACCAGCCAGCGTCAGCGAAGACGAACGGATGTTGTACGAACGTTTGAGCACACAACGGCATCCAGACCCGCGAATGGAACTTCTCCATAGCGCCCAACGGCGTTAA